One segment of Sphingomonas telluris DNA contains the following:
- a CDS encoding SIS domain-containing protein, whose protein sequence is MSIRHVQETRMFAEAAEAPAVVARQFLENGDLVRSLGERLRAEPPRGVITYARGSSDHAATFAKYVVETRAGVLTTSAAPSVSSVYGDTLDVRDMLALAISQSGRSPDILAALDRAKAGHAFTVAMVNAEGSPLSEQCDLTIPLRAGVEESVAATKSYIASLAAILHLVAAWNGDQDLLGALNGAPTLLEEAWSSDWEPLVECLAHADGLYVIGRGPGLGVAQEAALKLKETCRVHAEAFSAAEVRHGPMALVGRDFPVLVLRQPDETGELVDRLVRDMVGHGAPVFVAGGAVAGAHSLPVPTSHELIAPLLQIQAFYRAANALSLRRGLDPDQPMHLKKVTETL, encoded by the coding sequence ATGAGCATTCGTCACGTGCAAGAAACGCGGATGTTCGCCGAGGCTGCCGAAGCTCCCGCCGTCGTAGCGCGGCAATTCCTCGAGAACGGCGATCTCGTTCGATCTCTGGGTGAACGCCTGCGGGCGGAGCCTCCACGAGGCGTGATCACCTACGCACGAGGGAGTTCGGACCATGCGGCGACCTTCGCGAAATATGTGGTCGAGACTCGCGCCGGAGTCCTTACCACCTCGGCGGCACCGTCCGTGTCGTCGGTTTACGGGGATACGCTGGACGTTCGGGACATGCTGGCGCTCGCGATTTCGCAGTCGGGACGCAGCCCGGACATCCTTGCGGCCCTGGATCGCGCGAAGGCCGGACATGCCTTCACGGTCGCAATGGTCAACGCGGAAGGCTCTCCGTTATCCGAGCAATGCGATCTGACGATCCCGCTCCGTGCCGGCGTCGAGGAAAGCGTCGCCGCCACCAAGTCCTACATCGCGAGCCTTGCGGCCATTCTGCACCTCGTAGCGGCATGGAATGGCGACCAGGATCTGCTCGGCGCGTTGAACGGCGCACCCACCCTCCTTGAGGAAGCATGGAGTTCCGACTGGGAGCCGCTGGTCGAGTGCCTTGCTCATGCCGACGGCCTTTATGTAATCGGCCGCGGGCCGGGTCTCGGCGTCGCTCAGGAGGCCGCTCTCAAGCTCAAGGAAACTTGCAGAGTCCACGCCGAAGCGTTCAGCGCGGCAGAGGTCCGGCACGGTCCGATGGCGCTCGTCGGGCGCGATTTTCCTGTGCTCGTCCTCCGTCAGCCCGATGAGACTGGCGAACTGGTGGACCGACTCGTGCGCGATATGGTCGGGCATGGGGCGCCTGTTTTCGTCGCGGGCGGAGCCGTCGCCGGAGCGCACAGCCTCCCCGTCCCAACCAGCCATGAGTTGATCGCGCCACTGCTCCAGATCCAGGCCTTCTATCGTGCCGCAAACGCGCTCTCGCTTCGGCGAGGGCTCGATCCGGACCAGCCGATGCATCTCAAGAAGGTCACGGAGACTCTGTGA
- a CDS encoding beta-N-acetylhexosaminidase, producing the protein MAALLHAGCGWAAPPKLLPAPQEVVEHESSFVLSTSSAMQVPSDDKGALAAAEYLRELLSRSNGLQLKVAEGTGPIRLVRKAGFAAEGYTVESDRTGVTITASTDAGLLYGAITTWQLASGEKKNVVPATTIQDAPKFRWRGLMLDSARHFQSPEFVKRLIDWMAVNKLNTLHWHLVDDQGWRLEIKKYPRLTEVSGWRVPATAPGAPPLPRIGGFYTQDQVRQIVAYAAARNVTIVPEIEMPGHALSAIRAYPKLGTGAPITAGAESDWGIFPWLYNVDDSTFAFLEDVLRETMALFPSRYIHVGGDEAVKDQWKASASIQARMKALGLKDEDQLQSWFMSRIGKFLSAHGREMIGWDEILQGGIPKDATIMSWQGTNGAIAAAKAGHDSVLSPAPILYFDNRQGFSDIEPPGRGNSIDLKSVYAFDPLPSELAPEQRKHVLGLQANLWTEHVRTEDRFAWNAFPRASAVAEIGWSNPPNRDFANFIDRLVPQMERMKTLGLTPAASAFAVDAELDYAPPAKTVAIALKSQSGLPIRYTLDGSVPTSASALYSAPVAAPFPTRLRAATFYGDAPSAGAFDRIVDEKSVRTRGDEQLRTCAEKVKLALEDDFPAQGLREVFVMDIFEPCWIFAQAPLGGTKHIAIDVGQVPFNFQVGKDKEGIHFRPPATPEGEFEVRAGGCEGDVVATVPLAPAAVNAGVTRLIAPIAPRPGREDLCISYTARGVDPLWAVNRVELLAE; encoded by the coding sequence GTGGCCGCTTTGCTTCACGCAGGGTGCGGGTGGGCTGCCCCACCAAAACTGCTTCCGGCGCCGCAGGAGGTCGTGGAGCACGAAAGCAGCTTCGTTCTGTCCACGTCCTCGGCGATGCAGGTGCCGAGCGATGACAAAGGCGCTTTGGCCGCGGCGGAGTATCTCCGCGAGCTCCTGTCGCGGAGCAACGGACTTCAACTAAAGGTCGCAGAGGGTACCGGCCCGATCCGCCTCGTTCGCAAAGCTGGCTTCGCGGCCGAAGGCTATACCGTCGAAAGCGATCGAACTGGCGTGACCATCACGGCGTCGACCGACGCTGGCCTGCTCTACGGTGCGATCACGACTTGGCAGCTCGCTTCGGGCGAGAAGAAGAACGTCGTTCCGGCAACTACCATCCAGGACGCGCCCAAGTTTCGCTGGCGCGGGCTCATGCTCGACAGCGCGCGGCATTTCCAGTCGCCGGAGTTCGTCAAGCGGCTCATCGACTGGATGGCCGTCAACAAGCTCAACACACTGCACTGGCACCTGGTCGACGATCAGGGTTGGCGGCTGGAAATCAAGAAGTACCCGCGGCTGACGGAAGTATCAGGTTGGCGCGTTCCGGCGACTGCGCCGGGTGCTCCGCCTCTGCCGCGCATCGGCGGGTTCTATACGCAGGACCAGGTCCGTCAGATCGTCGCCTACGCGGCGGCTCGGAACGTCACGATCGTTCCCGAGATCGAAATGCCAGGCCATGCCCTGTCGGCGATCCGGGCCTATCCGAAGCTCGGCACCGGCGCGCCCATAACGGCCGGCGCGGAGTCCGACTGGGGCATCTTCCCTTGGCTGTACAACGTTGACGACAGCACCTTCGCTTTCCTCGAAGACGTACTGAGGGAAACGATGGCGCTCTTCCCGTCGCGCTACATCCATGTCGGCGGCGACGAGGCGGTGAAGGATCAGTGGAAGGCTTCGGCTTCCATCCAAGCTCGCATGAAGGCCTTGGGCCTCAAGGACGAAGACCAGCTACAGAGCTGGTTCATGTCGCGCATTGGCAAGTTCCTGTCCGCGCATGGCCGGGAGATGATCGGCTGGGACGAGATCCTCCAAGGCGGCATTCCGAAAGACGCCACGATCATGTCCTGGCAAGGCACGAACGGTGCGATTGCCGCCGCCAAGGCCGGCCACGATTCCGTGCTCAGTCCAGCCCCAATCCTCTACTTCGACAATCGCCAGGGCTTTAGCGACATCGAACCGCCCGGCCGCGGCAATTCCATCGACCTGAAGAGCGTCTATGCGTTCGACCCGCTTCCGTCGGAGCTCGCGCCCGAGCAGCGCAAGCACGTGCTCGGACTGCAGGCGAACCTGTGGACCGAACACGTCCGCACGGAAGATCGCTTCGCGTGGAACGCCTTTCCGCGCGCGAGTGCCGTCGCCGAGATCGGCTGGTCCAATCCGCCGAACCGGGATTTCGCGAACTTCATTGATCGTCTTGTGCCGCAGATGGAGCGGATGAAGACACTTGGCCTCACGCCCGCAGCCAGCGCCTTCGCCGTTGACGCCGAGCTCGATTACGCGCCGCCGGCGAAGACGGTGGCCATTGCGCTGAAGAGCCAGTCGGGGCTGCCGATCCGGTACACGCTCGACGGAAGCGTGCCGACATCCGCGTCGGCATTATATTCCGCGCCTGTTGCCGCTCCTTTCCCGACGCGTCTGCGCGCCGCGACCTTCTATGGTGACGCGCCCAGTGCGGGGGCGTTCGACCGCATCGTCGACGAGAAGTCCGTGCGCACACGCGGCGACGAGCAACTCCGAACCTGCGCGGAAAAGGTGAAGCTCGCGCTCGAAGACGACTTTCCGGCGCAAGGTCTACGAGAGGTGTTCGTGATGGACATCTTCGAACCGTGCTGGATCTTTGCCCAGGCACCCCTCGGCGGCACCAAGCACATCGCCATCGACGTCGGGCAGGTTCCGTTCAACTTCCAGGTGGGCAAGGACAAAGAGGGAATCCACTTTCGCCCGCCTGCCACTCCGGAAGGGGAGTTCGAAGTTCGTGCCGGCGGGTGTGAGGGCGACGTGGTCGCAACGGTGCCGCTCGCACCGGCTGCGGTCAACGCGGGCGTGACGCGCCTTATCGCTCCAATCGCACCGCGGCCGGGCCGCGAAGACCTGTGCATCTCGTACACTGCGCGAGGCGTGGACCCGCTCTGGGCAGTCAATCGCGTCGAGCTTCTCGCCGAATGA
- the ptsP gene encoding phosphoenolpyruvate--protein phosphotransferase: MTDVVLQAPVRGWLTPLEEVPDPVFAERMMGDGLAIDPLENLIRAPADATVISIPDTAHAVTLRLANGAELLIHIGLETVALGGKGFRALCVAGEVVKAGDPLIEFDLAAVAAVAKSLVTPLIVANEGFDLTPDRLSRPVRNGEPIATVRGVANASALSAEGETYERSVRVDAANGLHARPAARIAALVKSFPADVSVARADRTANAKSVVALMGLGVRQGDELRIIGRGSQGQAAADAVVALIEAGLGEEQSGAALPVHARRGGAVCASPGLAVGTIVQFRAADLTVERDGKGLARERELLANALNSVRGSLSGDSAVEAGLAEAHLELLEDPELNGAAARQIAEGRSAGFAWRVACEAARETLRATGDALLMERAADLLDIERRVIALLTGDAGSASVDLPAEALIVAPDLLPSEFLALDRSRLAGICTAEGGPTSHVAILAASAGIPMLAAAGPSVLQLPEGSVAILDAERCILEAPPSPERLQDARAEVEERRNRRSAEVERAQELCFTADGARIEVFANLASAAEASSAVRAGAEGCGLLRTEFLFLGRDSAPDEEEQRAAYAKIAAALDGRPLIVRTIDIGADKQVSYLGVPREENPALGLRGVRLNLARPELLQTQLRAVLRAVPTEQLRIMLPMIADVSELLEARAALEEAQRSVGVTDRVSLGIMIETPASAMLARELAAEADFLSVGTNDLTQYTLAADRTNAGVSGMIDAFHPAVLRLIDCAGEGAAAHGRCLAVCGGLASDPLAAALLIGLGVTELSAAPAAIPAVKAVVRGLRTDQCRKVAKRACAAASAAEVRAVAAEALS; the protein is encoded by the coding sequence ATGACGGACGTCGTTCTGCAGGCGCCTGTCCGCGGCTGGCTGACGCCGCTGGAAGAAGTGCCCGATCCGGTTTTCGCAGAGCGAATGATGGGCGATGGTCTGGCGATCGACCCGCTCGAAAACCTGATCCGCGCTCCGGCGGACGCGACCGTCATTTCGATCCCCGACACGGCTCACGCCGTAACGCTGCGCCTGGCGAACGGGGCCGAGCTGCTCATTCACATCGGGCTTGAGACCGTGGCCCTCGGAGGGAAGGGCTTCCGCGCACTTTGCGTGGCCGGGGAAGTCGTCAAGGCAGGCGATCCGCTTATCGAGTTCGATCTTGCAGCAGTCGCTGCGGTAGCGAAGAGCCTCGTCACGCCCCTGATCGTCGCGAACGAGGGGTTCGACCTGACCCCGGATCGGCTGTCGAGACCGGTGAGAAACGGCGAACCGATTGCGACGGTTCGCGGCGTTGCCAATGCGTCGGCACTGTCGGCGGAAGGAGAGACGTACGAGCGCTCCGTACGCGTCGACGCTGCGAACGGACTTCATGCGCGGCCTGCTGCGCGGATTGCGGCGCTGGTCAAATCCTTTCCCGCCGACGTCAGCGTCGCCCGCGCCGATCGCACAGCGAACGCGAAGAGCGTCGTCGCGCTGATGGGGCTCGGAGTTCGCCAAGGCGACGAGCTGCGCATCATCGGCCGAGGATCGCAAGGACAAGCCGCGGCGGATGCCGTCGTCGCGCTCATCGAAGCGGGGCTCGGCGAAGAACAAAGCGGAGCGGCGTTGCCGGTTCATGCCCGTCGAGGCGGGGCCGTTTGCGCATCGCCTGGTCTCGCCGTCGGGACGATCGTCCAATTCCGCGCTGCGGACCTCACGGTCGAACGGGACGGGAAAGGCCTCGCTCGGGAGCGCGAGCTGCTCGCCAATGCACTGAACTCGGTGCGAGGCTCGCTGAGCGGAGACAGTGCGGTCGAGGCAGGGCTCGCCGAAGCCCATCTCGAGCTGCTCGAAGATCCGGAACTCAACGGCGCTGCAGCGCGCCAGATCGCGGAAGGCCGCAGCGCTGGATTTGCCTGGCGTGTCGCCTGCGAAGCTGCGCGCGAGACGCTGCGCGCGACCGGCGACGCTTTGCTGATGGAACGCGCCGCTGACCTGCTCGATATCGAGCGACGCGTGATCGCGCTCCTGACAGGCGACGCAGGATCGGCGTCTGTCGACCTTCCGGCTGAAGCGCTCATTGTTGCGCCGGATCTCCTTCCCTCGGAATTCCTCGCGCTCGATCGTAGCCGACTCGCGGGCATCTGCACAGCGGAGGGCGGCCCCACCTCTCACGTGGCGATCCTAGCGGCGTCTGCTGGCATTCCGATGCTCGCGGCCGCGGGTCCAAGCGTCCTTCAATTGCCCGAGGGCAGCGTGGCCATACTTGACGCGGAGCGGTGCATTCTGGAAGCGCCGCCTTCGCCGGAACGGCTTCAAGACGCGCGCGCCGAGGTCGAGGAGCGCCGCAACAGGCGTTCGGCCGAAGTCGAGCGCGCCCAGGAACTTTGCTTCACCGCCGACGGCGCGCGGATCGAGGTTTTCGCCAATCTCGCTTCGGCTGCCGAGGCGAGTTCGGCGGTAAGAGCCGGCGCAGAAGGCTGCGGCTTGCTTCGTACGGAATTCCTTTTCCTCGGACGGGACAGCGCGCCCGATGAAGAGGAGCAGCGCGCCGCCTATGCCAAAATCGCGGCAGCTCTCGACGGCCGACCGTTGATCGTGCGGACGATTGACATCGGCGCCGATAAGCAAGTCTCGTACCTAGGCGTTCCACGAGAGGAGAATCCGGCGCTGGGCCTGCGCGGCGTTCGCCTCAACCTTGCCCGGCCCGAACTGCTGCAGACCCAATTGCGCGCCGTGCTGCGGGCGGTTCCCACGGAACAGCTGCGCATCATGCTGCCGATGATCGCGGACGTGTCCGAGCTTCTCGAGGCCCGCGCGGCGCTCGAGGAGGCGCAACGGTCGGTAGGCGTAACAGACAGGGTTTCGCTAGGCATCATGATTGAAACGCCCGCTTCGGCGATGCTGGCGCGCGAGCTTGCTGCCGAGGCCGACTTCCTGTCCGTCGGGACGAACGACCTGACCCAATATACGCTGGCAGCGGACCGCACGAACGCGGGCGTTTCGGGGATGATCGATGCATTTCATCCGGCTGTGCTGCGGCTCATAGACTGCGCTGGCGAAGGCGCGGCCGCACACGGTCGGTGCCTCGCCGTTTGCGGCGGCCTTGCTTCGGATCCTTTGGCGGCCGCCCTGCTCATCGGTCTCGGCGTGACCGAGCTCTCTGCAGCCCCCGCCGCAATACCCGCGGTGAAGGCAGTCGTACGTGGGTTGCGCACGGACCAGTGCCGGAAAGTCGCGAAGCGCGCTTGCGCGGCTGCATCCGCGGCAGAAGTGCGCGCCGTTGCGGCGGAGGCGCTCTCATGA
- the nagA gene encoding N-acetylglucosamine-6-phosphate deacetylase: protein MTKVALINGRVLIDGRISEGKAVLVEGNRIRAVTDEQEAGSFETHDLRGGLLVPGFIDTQVNGGGGVLFNDAPTVDTIRTIGAAHRAFGTTGFLPTLISDDLHVIRSGIEAVETAIAQGVPGVLGIHIEGPFLNEHRKGIHDADKIRNLDEEGFQVLTSMKAGRTVVTVAPECTTPEMIARLVGAGVIVSAGHSNGSYNDVRAAMDAGLSGVTHLFNAMSPLGAREPGVVGAALESDATWCGIIVDGHHVSPATLKIALRCKAHDRFMLVTDAMPSVGSASKEFILQGKPIFAKDGACLDEHGRLAGSDLDMAWAVRNAVELLDLPLETALAIASASPAAFLGLDGEQGVIAPGRRADFALLDGELTVRETWIGGVWAGVPEA from the coding sequence GTGACGAAAGTGGCGCTGATCAACGGTCGAGTCCTGATCGACGGAAGGATCTCCGAAGGGAAGGCCGTGCTGGTCGAAGGCAATCGCATCCGTGCCGTGACGGACGAACAGGAAGCCGGAAGCTTCGAGACTCACGATTTGCGTGGTGGGCTCCTCGTTCCCGGGTTTATCGATACGCAGGTAAACGGCGGCGGGGGCGTGCTCTTCAACGACGCTCCGACCGTAGACACGATCCGCACCATTGGCGCCGCGCACCGTGCGTTCGGAACGACCGGCTTCTTGCCGACGCTAATCAGCGACGACCTCCACGTGATCCGATCGGGGATCGAGGCCGTCGAAACAGCGATCGCTCAAGGCGTCCCGGGCGTGCTCGGCATTCACATCGAGGGCCCGTTCCTCAACGAGCACCGCAAAGGCATTCACGACGCCGACAAGATCCGTAACCTCGACGAGGAGGGCTTCCAGGTCCTGACATCCATGAAGGCCGGCCGGACTGTCGTTACGGTCGCTCCCGAATGCACCACGCCGGAAATGATCGCGCGCCTCGTCGGCGCCGGGGTCATCGTGTCGGCCGGCCATAGCAACGGCAGCTACAACGACGTTCGCGCCGCAATGGACGCCGGCCTCTCAGGCGTGACGCATCTGTTCAATGCAATGTCCCCGCTTGGCGCGCGTGAGCCCGGCGTCGTCGGCGCTGCGCTGGAAAGCGATGCGACCTGGTGCGGGATCATTGTCGACGGCCACCACGTCAGCCCGGCGACGTTAAAGATCGCATTGCGGTGCAAGGCGCACGACAGGTTCATGCTCGTCACCGACGCCATGCCGAGCGTCGGTTCGGCGTCGAAGGAATTCATTCTCCAGGGAAAGCCCATCTTCGCGAAGGACGGAGCCTGCCTTGATGAACACGGCAGGCTTGCTGGATCGGACCTCGACATGGCTTGGGCCGTCCGCAATGCCGTCGAGCTTCTCGATCTCCCCCTCGAAACTGCGCTGGCAATAGCAAGCGCCTCGCCGGCCGCGTTCCTCGGGCTGGATGGAGAGCAAGGCGTAATTGCCCCGGGCAGGCGGGCCGACTTCGCTTTGTTAGACGGAGAACTGACGGTGCGCGAAACTTGGATCGGAGGAGTTTGGGCGGGCGTTCCTGAAGCGTAA
- a CDS encoding GntR family transcriptional regulator: MTGLAERIGKLDGRGPLYRRLQDALRRAIDTSVIGPQDALPPERDLATDFAVSRITVRKALDGLVAEGLLLRKQGAGTFVSGRVEKQFAKLTSFSEDMIARGRTPHSEWLTRTEGSVTPEESLALGLSPGAAVYRFNRIRFADDLPMALEYTKIPGFGLPNVHVVEDSLYAALQSEGNRPTRALQRLRAVLLDEERAELLGVEPGAPALYIERRGFLDDGRVIEATESWYRGDAYDFVAELNARA; encoded by the coding sequence GTGACGGGCTTAGCGGAGCGGATTGGAAAGCTGGACGGGCGCGGGCCGCTGTACCGCCGGCTCCAAGACGCGCTGCGCCGGGCGATCGACACATCGGTCATTGGACCGCAGGACGCGCTTCCGCCGGAAAGAGACCTCGCAACCGATTTCGCGGTGTCGCGGATTACCGTGCGCAAGGCTCTCGACGGATTGGTCGCGGAGGGCCTCCTCCTTCGCAAGCAGGGCGCCGGTACGTTCGTGAGCGGACGGGTCGAAAAGCAGTTCGCCAAGCTCACGTCCTTCTCGGAGGACATGATCGCTCGCGGGCGCACGCCTCACAGCGAATGGCTCACGCGCACGGAAGGTTCAGTCACGCCGGAAGAGTCGCTCGCGCTTGGCTTGAGCCCTGGCGCCGCCGTCTATCGTTTCAATCGCATCCGATTCGCCGACGACCTGCCGATGGCTCTCGAATATACGAAGATCCCTGGGTTCGGGCTTCCGAACGTCCACGTCGTGGAGGACTCGCTCTACGCGGCGCTGCAGTCGGAGGGCAACCGGCCGACTCGCGCGCTACAGCGGCTTCGTGCCGTACTGCTCGACGAGGAGCGCGCGGAGCTGCTGGGGGTCGAGCCCGGCGCTCCCGCTCTCTACATTGAGCGCCGCGGATTTCTCGATGACGGCCGCGTGATCGAGGCGACCGAAAGCTGGTATCGCGGCGACGCATACGACTTCGTTGCAGAGTTGAACGCGCGCGCATGA
- a CDS encoding TonB-dependent receptor, with the protein MAIRHLIVSSASAFALMAGTAHAQTADPNQPAPPAPATDAAQPAPSAPADAASGDEIVITGIRASLQQAIAIKRQADAVVDAVSAEDIGKFPDKNVAEALQRVTGVSISRDFGEGERVSVRGTAPNLSLTLLNGHAVATADWFVLDQLAASRSFNYLMLPAEMVSTLEVYKSPKADIEEGGIGATINVKTRMPLDEKPLTINGSLQGVYSELADKVDPNASAMISWHNQDKTFGLLFGAIYQKRHLRRDGVEVLGYTAAPEELGEDLQIPALVGSVLFKQTRERIGFNATAQWRPTDTVEMSLTGLYSHMNADNFNQNYMAWFSNMLNNGAVPTNTTVEDGTVTSGTFAMIPGVNGAVFDAIDRLAHTQTRSLDYNVDFKPDDKWAFHGQIGYTDAEGETEAQPFWETNAPTGFTFDLHGVPKIHFTDLDPESADGMTLGWASYDTIKNTDQEFYARGDVTRLIEAGPFQSIKAGLKFTNHKRETLHIAGRTGTFYPWNGNDCGGGAPCGLDTVAGSMTPGNFLSDIGGNGVLDSYLQVDKGALEDLFGTLDFVDWTPTTTARDIRFLNPQASFQITEKTYGGFVMGNFSGERWRGNLGLRLVHTDQTADGWLIGDPGGEPNPFGPITPVTFKNSYTDWLPSVNVAFDVRDDMIIRAAAARTVTRPDYASMAPQIELRPTILTGTGGNPQLDPFRADQFDISFEWYPSRQSLVSVALFYKDIQTYITSATATEVHLVEQNVNPNPAGCTSAGANLWNCAFQVTRPVNGSGGTNKGAEISWQQPIWGGFGFQANYTYSDAKKSDGRAVEGNSKHTVNLVGYFENDLLSARLAYNYRSKYFVNQDRASALTADASSSLDASVSVNVMDNLAVTFDAINLTDENLKYYGNSKAQPRAIYDNGRQFYFGVRFKY; encoded by the coding sequence ATGGCCATTCGGCACTTGATCGTCAGCTCGGCGAGCGCGTTCGCGCTCATGGCTGGAACGGCGCACGCGCAAACAGCAGATCCGAACCAACCGGCGCCGCCTGCACCGGCCACTGACGCAGCTCAACCGGCACCGTCGGCACCGGCAGACGCAGCGAGCGGCGACGAGATCGTCATCACCGGCATCCGCGCGAGCCTTCAGCAGGCGATCGCGATCAAGCGCCAGGCCGACGCGGTCGTCGATGCCGTCTCGGCGGAAGATATCGGCAAGTTCCCGGACAAGAACGTCGCCGAGGCCTTGCAGCGCGTAACGGGCGTTTCGATCAGCCGGGATTTCGGCGAAGGCGAACGCGTATCGGTGCGCGGCACGGCGCCGAACCTCAGCCTCACGTTGCTCAACGGTCATGCCGTCGCCACCGCCGACTGGTTTGTTCTCGACCAGCTCGCGGCCTCTCGCTCGTTCAACTATTTGATGCTGCCCGCCGAGATGGTGTCGACGCTCGAGGTGTATAAATCGCCGAAGGCCGACATCGAGGAAGGCGGCATCGGCGCGACCATCAACGTCAAGACGCGCATGCCGCTCGACGAGAAGCCGTTGACCATCAACGGCTCGCTTCAGGGTGTCTACTCCGAGCTCGCCGATAAGGTGGATCCCAACGCCTCGGCGATGATTTCCTGGCACAATCAGGACAAGACGTTCGGCCTGCTGTTCGGCGCGATCTATCAGAAGCGCCATCTTCGCCGCGATGGCGTCGAGGTGCTGGGTTATACGGCCGCGCCCGAGGAGCTGGGCGAAGACTTGCAGATCCCGGCCCTCGTCGGCTCGGTGCTGTTCAAGCAGACCCGTGAGCGCATCGGCTTCAACGCAACGGCGCAATGGCGTCCCACCGATACGGTGGAGATGAGCCTGACCGGGCTCTATAGCCACATGAACGCCGACAACTTCAACCAGAACTACATGGCGTGGTTCTCGAACATGCTGAACAACGGCGCTGTCCCGACCAATACGACCGTCGAGGACGGCACCGTTACCTCCGGCACGTTCGCGATGATCCCGGGCGTGAACGGCGCGGTCTTCGATGCGATCGATCGTCTCGCGCACACCCAGACGCGGTCGCTCGATTACAATGTCGACTTCAAGCCGGACGACAAATGGGCCTTCCACGGCCAGATCGGCTACACCGACGCCGAAGGCGAAACCGAAGCGCAGCCGTTCTGGGAAACCAACGCTCCGACGGGCTTCACCTTCGACCTGCACGGCGTTCCGAAGATCCACTTCACGGATCTCGACCCCGAGAGCGCGGACGGGATGACGCTCGGCTGGGCATCCTATGACACGATCAAGAACACGGACCAGGAATTCTACGCGCGCGGCGACGTGACGCGGCTCATCGAAGCGGGGCCGTTCCAGTCGATCAAGGCGGGACTGAAGTTCACCAACCACAAGCGCGAAACGCTGCACATCGCGGGTCGCACCGGGACATTCTATCCCTGGAACGGCAACGATTGCGGTGGTGGGGCGCCCTGTGGTCTCGACACCGTTGCCGGCAGCATGACGCCCGGCAACTTCCTGTCGGACATCGGCGGCAATGGCGTCCTCGATTCCTACCTGCAGGTGGACAAGGGCGCTCTAGAGGACCTGTTCGGCACGCTCGACTTCGTCGATTGGACGCCAACCACGACGGCGCGCGACATCCGCTTCCTCAATCCGCAGGCGAGCTTCCAGATCACGGAAAAAACCTATGGCGGCTTCGTCATGGGGAATTTCTCAGGCGAGCGCTGGCGGGGCAATCTCGGCCTGCGCCTGGTCCACACGGACCAGACCGCCGACGGCTGGTTGATCGGTGACCCGGGCGGGGAGCCCAATCCATTCGGTCCGATCACGCCGGTCACCTTCAAGAACAGCTACACGGACTGGCTGCCGAGCGTGAACGTGGCGTTCGACGTCAGGGACGACATGATCATTCGCGCCGCGGCCGCGCGGACGGTCACGCGTCCCGATTATGCGTCGATGGCTCCGCAGATCGAGCTTCGTCCGACGATCCTGACCGGGACGGGCGGCAATCCGCAGCTCGATCCGTTCCGTGCCGACCAGTTCGACATCTCGTTCGAATGGTATCCGTCGCGGCAGTCGCTGGTTTCGGTGGCCCTCTTCTACAAGGACATCCAGACCTACATCACGTCGGCGACCGCCACGGAAGTCCATCTGGTCGAGCAAAACGTCAATCCGAACCCGGCGGGCTGTACCTCCGCAGGTGCGAACCTATGGAACTGCGCATTCCAGGTGACGCGTCCCGTCAACGGTTCGGGCGGCACGAACAAGGGCGCCGAGATCAGCTGGCAGCAGCCGATCTGGGGCGGCTTCGGCTTCCAGGCGAATTACACCTATTCCGACGCGAAGAAGTCCGACGGACGCGCGGTCGAGGGTAACTCCAAGCACACGGTGAACCTGGTCGGCTATTTCGAAAACGACCTGCTCAGCGCGCGTCTCGCCTACAATTATCGCTCGAAATATTTCGTCAATCAGGACCGCGCCTCGGCGCTAACGGCGGACGCATCTTCGTCGCTGGATGCGTCGGTCAGCGTCAACGTGATGGACAATCTGGCGGTGACGTTCGACGCCATCAACCTCACCGACGAGAACCTGAAATACTACGGCAACTCCAAGGCGCAGCCGCGTGCCATCTATGACAACGGCCGGCAGTTCTACTTCGGCGTTCGTTTCAAGTATTGA